A window of Methanobacteriales archaeon HGW-Methanobacteriales-1 contains these coding sequences:
- the budA gene encoding acetolactate decarboxylase, whose product MSHTLLIFIGLIMVLLAGMNSYLVTPMLQEDQDTLYQISTIQNLSAGGYDGYLTLGQLKNQGDFGIGTFNRLDGEMIVLNNTVYQVKSNGTIVNPSDYEKIPFVMLTYFDAYNTTQVNNSNGSDLENSLNKTFPQNNIFYAIKIEGNFSYIKARSVPEQNPPYKNLTDVIKNQTVFEFKNTTGTIVGFWCPDNMGGINNPGFHFHFISQNKTEGGHVLEFAVNNATMQVDDTPKFYMNIPMNGF is encoded by the coding sequence ATGTCACACACGCTTCTCATTTTTATCGGATTAATCATGGTTTTACTGGCGGGGATGAACTCTTATTTAGTTACACCCATGCTTCAAGAGGATCAGGACACTTTGTATCAGATTTCAACAATCCAGAACCTATCTGCTGGAGGATATGATGGTTACCTGACCCTGGGCCAACTTAAAAACCAGGGTGATTTTGGTATCGGGACCTTCAATAGACTTGATGGGGAAATGATAGTATTAAATAATACCGTTTACCAGGTTAAATCTAATGGAACTATAGTTAATCCATCTGATTATGAAAAAATACCTTTTGTTATGTTAACTTACTTTGATGCATATAATACCACCCAGGTAAATAATTCCAATGGTAGTGACCTGGAAAATTCTTTAAATAAAACTTTTCCACAAAACAACATATTCTATGCCATTAAAATAGAGGGTAATTTCAGTTATATAAAGGCCCGAAGCGTGCCTGAGCAGAATCCTCCCTATAAAAACCTAACTGATGTAATAAAAAACCAGACAGTCTTTGAGTTTAAGAATACAACTGGAACCATAGTCGGATTCTGGTGTCCCGATAATATGGGTGGTATAAATAATCCTGGTTTCCATTTCCATTTTATCTCCCAGAATAAAACCGAGGGTGGACACGTCCTGGAGTTTGCTGTAAATAATGCCACCATGCAGGTGGATGATACTCCTAAATTTTATATGAATATTCCTATGAATGGTTTTTAA